A stretch of Cicer arietinum cultivar CDC Frontier isolate Library 1 chromosome 5, Cicar.CDCFrontier_v2.0, whole genome shotgun sequence DNA encodes these proteins:
- the LOC101511441 gene encoding NEP1-interacting protein 1 isoform X1, with protein sequence MPILNLFPAMTEWFSSNGCYACRLLMKAFEKLIFAEFIFILALGGSIVGIIAGAIQGHTTEGGFLEGVGKGAVTGAIAALELFNPAVSDEPVSKVVLLKGLFNGKVFMEWICPAVAQAYECHINTQGTTNRESSDVYDDRGVTLKGMPHNFIQKLPVQEFESTEMLKYYHEKTCCSICFLDFEEGECVKILPNCCHIFHLDCIDEWLVQKGSCPMCRAYVTHL encoded by the exons ATGCCTATTCTCAACCTTTTTCCTGCTATGACAGAGTGGTTTTCTAGCAATGGTTGTTATGCATGTAGGCTATTGATGAAAGCTTTTGAGAAGCTTATTTTTGCTgagtttattttcattttagcTCTAG GAGGGTCCATAGTGGGAATAATTGCAGGAGCAATTCAAGGGCATACCACAGAAGGTGGTTTTCTTGAAGGAGTTGGCAAAGGAGCTGTTACAGGTGCCATTGCAGCTCTTGAATTGTTCAATCCTGCTGTTTCTGATGAGCCAGTGTCTAAG GTTGTCCTATTGAAAGGTTTATTTAATGGGAAAGTATTTATGGAATGGATATGTCCAGCTGTTGCACAAGCTTATGAATGTCAT ATCAACACACAAGGAACAACAAACAGAGAATCATCAGATGTTTATGATGATAGAGGAGTCACACTCAAAGGCATGCCCCACAATTTTATTCAAAAGCTTCCTGTTCAGGAATTTGAATCTACCGAAATGTTGAAATATTACCATGAAAAAACGTGTTGCTCAATTTGCTTCCTG GACTTTGAGGAAGGAGAGTGTGTGAAGATACTTCCAAATTGTTGCCACATTTTTCATTTGGATTGCATTGACGAATGGTTAGTCCAAAAAGGATCGTGCCCAATGTGTCGAGCTTATGTCACACATTTATGA
- the LOC101511441 gene encoding NEP1-interacting protein 1 isoform X3: MKAFEKLIFAEFIFILALGGSIVGIIAGAIQGHTTEGGFLEGVGKGAVTGAIAALELFNPAVSDEPVSKVVLLKGLFNGKVFMEWICPAVAQAYECHINTQGTTNRESSDVYDDRGVTLKGMPHNFIQKLPVQEFESTEMLKYYHEKTCCSICFLDFEEGECVKILPNCCHIFHLDCIDEWLVQKGSCPMCRAYVTHL; encoded by the exons ATGAAAGCTTTTGAGAAGCTTATTTTTGCTgagtttattttcattttagcTCTAG GAGGGTCCATAGTGGGAATAATTGCAGGAGCAATTCAAGGGCATACCACAGAAGGTGGTTTTCTTGAAGGAGTTGGCAAAGGAGCTGTTACAGGTGCCATTGCAGCTCTTGAATTGTTCAATCCTGCTGTTTCTGATGAGCCAGTGTCTAAG GTTGTCCTATTGAAAGGTTTATTTAATGGGAAAGTATTTATGGAATGGATATGTCCAGCTGTTGCACAAGCTTATGAATGTCAT ATCAACACACAAGGAACAACAAACAGAGAATCATCAGATGTTTATGATGATAGAGGAGTCACACTCAAAGGCATGCCCCACAATTTTATTCAAAAGCTTCCTGTTCAGGAATTTGAATCTACCGAAATGTTGAAATATTACCATGAAAAAACGTGTTGCTCAATTTGCTTCCTG GACTTTGAGGAAGGAGAGTGTGTGAAGATACTTCCAAATTGTTGCCACATTTTTCATTTGGATTGCATTGACGAATGGTTAGTCCAAAAAGGATCGTGCCCAATGTGTCGAGCTTATGTCACACATTTATGA
- the LOC101511441 gene encoding NEP1-interacting protein 1 isoform X2 → MPILNLFPAMTEWFSSNGCYACRLLMKAFEKLIFAEFIFILALGGSIVGIIAGAIQGHTTEGGFLEGVGKGAVTGAIAALELFNPAVSDEPVSKVVLLKGLFNGKVFMEWICPAVAQAYECHINTQGTTNRESSDVYDDRGVTLKGMPHNFIQKLPVQEFESTEMLKYYHEKTCCSICFLDFEEGECVKILPNCCHIFHLDCIDE, encoded by the exons ATGCCTATTCTCAACCTTTTTCCTGCTATGACAGAGTGGTTTTCTAGCAATGGTTGTTATGCATGTAGGCTATTGATGAAAGCTTTTGAGAAGCTTATTTTTGCTgagtttattttcattttagcTCTAG GAGGGTCCATAGTGGGAATAATTGCAGGAGCAATTCAAGGGCATACCACAGAAGGTGGTTTTCTTGAAGGAGTTGGCAAAGGAGCTGTTACAGGTGCCATTGCAGCTCTTGAATTGTTCAATCCTGCTGTTTCTGATGAGCCAGTGTCTAAG GTTGTCCTATTGAAAGGTTTATTTAATGGGAAAGTATTTATGGAATGGATATGTCCAGCTGTTGCACAAGCTTATGAATGTCAT ATCAACACACAAGGAACAACAAACAGAGAATCATCAGATGTTTATGATGATAGAGGAGTCACACTCAAAGGCATGCCCCACAATTTTATTCAAAAGCTTCCTGTTCAGGAATTTGAATCTACCGAAATGTTGAAATATTACCATGAAAAAACGTGTTGCTCAATTTGCTTCCTG GACTTTGAGGAAGGAGAGTGTGTGAAGATACTTCCAAATTGTTGCCACATTTTTCATTTGGATTGCATTGACGAATG